A single region of the Acidimicrobiales bacterium genome encodes:
- a CDS encoding alpha/beta fold hydrolase: MTLAPPPVPLPEARPVTLSGRGRLHLRELEGPPGAPTVLLLHGWTVTADLNWFATYGPLAEHFRVLAIDHRGHGRGIRSRRPFRLEDCADDAAAVAAEVGVDRLIPVGYSMGGLVAQLMWQRHRHLVAGMVLCATARSFDSPDLRSRLWFSSLLGLSVASRVTPVSVRRQLAGNLIRRRLQGGELADWGTAEMEQNDHTAVLEAGWAIGRFRSHDWIGDVDVPAAVVVTALDQVVSPRRQRDLVAAIPGAAVLEVQADHGACVTDAPRFVPALVAACTGVATKAGLTAG; this comes from the coding sequence ATGACGCTCGCTCCGCCTCCGGTGCCGCTGCCGGAGGCGCGCCCGGTCACCCTGTCCGGAAGGGGCCGCCTCCACCTGCGCGAGCTGGAAGGGCCCCCGGGGGCGCCCACCGTGCTGCTGCTCCACGGCTGGACGGTCACCGCCGACCTGAACTGGTTCGCCACCTACGGGCCGCTGGCCGAGCACTTCCGAGTCCTGGCCATCGACCACCGGGGCCACGGGCGGGGCATCCGCTCGCGGCGGCCCTTCCGGCTGGAGGACTGCGCTGACGATGCCGCCGCGGTGGCGGCGGAGGTGGGTGTCGACCGGCTGATCCCTGTGGGCTATTCGATGGGCGGGCTGGTGGCGCAGCTGATGTGGCAGCGCCACCGCCACCTCGTCGCCGGCATGGTGCTGTGCGCCACCGCCCGCAGCTTCGACAGCCCCGACCTCCGGTCACGGCTGTGGTTCTCGAGCCTCCTCGGCCTGTCGGTGGCGTCACGGGTGACCCCGGTGTCGGTGCGCCGACAGCTGGCGGGCAACCTGATCCGCCGCCGGCTCCAGGGCGGCGAGCTGGCGGACTGGGGGACGGCCGAGATGGAGCAGAACGACCACACCGCCGTCCTGGAGGCCGGGTGGGCCATCGGGCGCTTCCGCTCGCACGACTGGATCGGCGACGTCGACGTCCCGGCGGCGGTGGTGGTCACGGCCCTCGACCAGGTCGTCAGCCCCCGCCGGCAACGCGACCTGGTCGCCGCCATCCCCGGTGCCGCGGTTCTCGAGGTGCAGGCCGACCACGGCGCCTGCGTCACCGACGCCCCCCGGTTCGTGCCCGCCCTCGTCGCGGCGTGCACGGGCGTCGCCACCAAGGCCGGCCTCACGGCCGGTTGA
- a CDS encoding helix-turn-helix domain-containing protein → MERSVNGVGVLDKAVAILDALEQGPLALADLVAATGLSRATAHRLASALAGHDLVARDDSGRFVLGPRLVRRSLEDAARPALAALRDATGESAQLYVPRNGSRLCVVSLESPHSLRTIVPAGAVLPLGQGSAGTVLRGEPAALRRGWAQSVEEREPGVASVSAPVRHDGAVVAAVSVSGPIERTTRSPGRRYAGAVTAAACQVESAMGWG, encoded by the coding sequence GTGGAACGCAGTGTAAACGGCGTCGGCGTCCTCGACAAGGCCGTTGCCATCCTCGACGCCCTCGAGCAGGGGCCGCTCGCCCTGGCCGACCTGGTGGCGGCCACCGGGCTCTCGCGGGCCACCGCCCACCGGCTGGCGTCCGCTCTCGCCGGCCACGACCTCGTCGCCCGAGACGATTCCGGGCGGTTCGTGCTGGGACCGCGCCTGGTGCGCCGGTCGCTGGAGGACGCCGCCCGCCCCGCGCTGGCCGCCCTCCGCGACGCCACCGGCGAGAGCGCCCAGCTGTACGTGCCCCGCAACGGGTCACGGCTGTGCGTGGTGTCGTTGGAGTCGCCCCACAGCCTGCGCACGATCGTGCCCGCCGGCGCCGTCCTGCCGCTCGGCCAGGGCTCGGCCGGTACGGTCCTGCGCGGCGAACCGGCGGCGTTGCGGCGCGGCTGGGCGCAGAGCGTGGAGGAGCGGGAGCCCGGCGTGGCGTCGGTCAGCGCGCCGGTCCGCCACGACGGCGCCGTGGTCGCCGCCGTGTCCGTGTCCGGGCCGATCGAGCGGACGACCCGGTCGCCCGGTCGCCGCTACGCCGGAGCGGTCACGGCTGCGGCCTGCCAGGTCGAGTCGGCCATGGGCTGGGGGTGA
- the leuC gene encoding 3-isopropylmalate dehydratase large subunit: protein MDQTLSEKVWDRHIVRSAAGEPDLLYVDLHLVHEVTSPQAFDGLRLAGRRVRRPDLTIATMDHNVPTTFADGDDLFVADPVSRRQMEVLAANCEEFGVPLYPMGHRNQGIVHVIGPELGLTQPGMTIVCGDSHTSTHGAFGALAFGIGTSEVEHVLATQTLLQRRPGTMAVTVEGELPAGVTPKDVILAVIGRIGTGGGMGSVIEYRGSAIRSLSMEGRMTVCNMSIEGGARAGMVAPDDTTFAYLEGRPFAPTGAAWERALDDWRSLATDPGARFDKGVELDAAALVPHVSWGTNPAQVAPLDGAVPDPDALLDAGERDAARRALAYQGLVPGTPMRQIPVDTVFLGSCTNARIEDLRAAAAVLDGRRVKAGVRALAVPGSALVKAAAEEEGLHRVFEAAGFEWRGAGCSMCLAMNPDRLAPGERCASTSNRNFEGRQGSGGRTHLVSPAVAAATAVAGRFASPGELD, encoded by the coding sequence GTGGACCAGACCCTGAGCGAGAAGGTGTGGGACCGGCACATCGTGCGTTCGGCCGCCGGTGAGCCGGACCTGCTCTACGTCGACCTCCACCTCGTGCACGAGGTCACGTCGCCCCAGGCCTTCGACGGACTGCGGCTGGCCGGGCGACGGGTCCGCCGGCCCGACCTCACCATCGCCACCATGGACCACAACGTCCCGACGACGTTCGCCGATGGTGACGACCTGTTCGTGGCCGACCCGGTCTCCCGCCGCCAGATGGAGGTCCTGGCCGCCAACTGCGAGGAGTTCGGCGTGCCCCTCTACCCCATGGGCCACCGCAACCAGGGCATCGTGCACGTCATCGGGCCCGAGCTGGGCCTCACCCAGCCGGGGATGACGATCGTGTGCGGGGACAGCCACACCTCCACCCACGGGGCGTTCGGGGCGCTGGCGTTCGGCATCGGCACCAGCGAGGTCGAGCACGTGCTGGCCACCCAGACCCTGCTCCAGCGCCGCCCCGGCACCATGGCCGTCACGGTGGAGGGCGAGCTGCCCGCCGGTGTCACGCCCAAGGACGTGATCCTGGCGGTCATCGGCCGCATCGGGACGGGTGGCGGCATGGGATCGGTCATCGAGTACCGGGGCTCGGCCATCCGGTCGCTGTCCATGGAAGGCCGCATGACGGTGTGCAACATGAGCATCGAGGGCGGCGCCCGGGCCGGCATGGTGGCGCCCGACGACACCACCTTCGCCTACCTGGAGGGCCGGCCGTTCGCGCCCACAGGGGCGGCATGGGAGCGGGCGCTGGACGACTGGCGGTCGCTCGCCACCGACCCCGGAGCCCGGTTCGACAAGGGCGTGGAGCTGGACGCCGCCGCCCTCGTCCCCCACGTGTCGTGGGGCACCAACCCGGCCCAGGTGGCGCCGCTGGACGGCGCCGTCCCCGACCCCGACGCCCTGCTGGACGCCGGCGAGCGCGACGCCGCCCGGCGCGCCCTCGCCTACCAGGGCCTGGTGCCGGGCACGCCGATGCGCCAGATCCCGGTGGACACCGTCTTCCTGGGGTCGTGCACCAACGCCCGCATCGAGGACCTGCGAGCGGCCGCCGCCGTGCTGGACGGGCGGCGGGTGAAGGCGGGCGTGCGGGCGCTGGCCGTCCCCGGCTCCGCCCTGGTCAAGGCGGCCGCCGAGGAGGAGGGCCTCCACCGGGTGTTCGAGGCGGCCGGGTTCGAGTGGCGGGGTGCCGGCTGCTCGATGTGCCTGGCCATGAACCCCGACAGGCTGGCACCCGGCGAGCGGTGCGCGTCGACGTCGAACCGCAACTTCGAAGGGCGGCAGGGCTCGGGAGGGCGGACGCACCTGGTCTCCCCGGCGGTGGCCGCCGCCACGGCCGTGGCCGGCCGGTTCGCCAGCCCCGGGGAGCTGGACTGA